A genomic region of Trifolium pratense cultivar HEN17-A07 linkage group LG3, ARS_RC_1.1, whole genome shotgun sequence contains the following coding sequences:
- the LOC123913809 gene encoding polyol transporter 5-like isoform X2 has protein sequence MAKGEETTTLKSLEDFDPQKKPKRNKFACACAILASMTSILLGYGSYIAGRLSDWIGRRYTIVLAGVIFFVGAVLMGLSPNYAFLMFGRFFAGVGIGFAFLIAPVYASEVSPTSSRGFLTSLPEVFLNGGILIGYISNYGFSKLPLRYGWRVMLGIGAIPSILLAVAVLAMPESPRWLVAKGRLGEAKKVLYKISDSKEEAQQRLIDIKEIAGIPLDCDDDIVSVTKVQGKGVWKELFIYPTPAVRHIFIASLGIHFFAQATGIDAVVLYSPRIFEKAGIKSDTNKLLATIAVGFMKTMFVLVATFLLDRIGRRALLLTSVGGLILSLLTLAISLTIINNSHASLTWAIGLSIAAVLSYVGSFSIGSGPITWVYSSEIFPLRLRAQGVSIGAVVNRVTSGVISMTFLSLVNAITIGGAFFLFAGIAIVAWIFHYTMLPETQGKTLEEIEGSFGNFWRKPNVNATKEVNHEIQLSYND, from the exons ATGGCTAAGGGAGAAGAAACAACAACTCTAAAATCTCTTGAAGATTTTGATCCTCAAAAGAAGCCCAAAAGGAACAAATTTGCTTGTGCTTGTGCTATCTTGGCTTCTATGACTTCTATCCTACTTGGCTATG GTTCTTACATTGCAGGGAGATTGTCCGATTGGATTGGGCGGCGTTACACGATTGTCCTTGCCGGTGTAATTTTCTTTGTTGGTGCTGTACTTATGGGACTTTCTCCAAACTATGCATTTCTCATGTTTGGCCGTTTCTTTGCCGGCGTTGGTATAGGTTTTGCCTTCTTGATTGCTCCTGTCTATGCCTCTGAAGTCTCCCCAACTTCTTCCCGTGGCTTCCTCACTTCCTTGCCTGAG GTATTTTTGAATGGAGGGATTTTAATTGGATACATATCAAACTATGGATTTTCAAAGCTGCCACTCCGCTATGGTTGGCGAGTGATGCTTGGAATCGGCGCAATCCCTTCTATACTTCTAGCTGTGGCTGTATTAGCTATGCCCGAGTCACCTAGGTGGCTCGTTGCGAAGGGTCGATTAGGGGAAGCCAAAAAGGTTCTATATAAAATATCCGATTCTAAAGAAGAGGCTCAGCAAAGACTAATTGATATCAAAGAGATAGCAGGGATCCCTTTGGACTGCGACGACGACATTGTTTCTGTCACAAAAGTTCAAGGCAAGGGTGTATGGAAAGAACTATTTATTTATCCTACACCTGCAGTTCGTCACATTTTCATTGCTTCCCTTGGGATTCACTTCTTCGCACAAGCCACAGGCATAGACGCTGTTGTTTTGTACAGTCCTAGAATCTTCGAGAAGGCTGGGATCAAATCCGACACAAATAAGCTTCTCGCAACCATAGCCGTTGGGTTCATGAAAACAATGTTCGTCTTGGTGGCCACTTTTTTATTGGACCGCATTGGGAGGCGCGCACTGTTATTAACCAGTGTTGGTGGGTTAATACTCTCACTTCTGACATTGGCGATTAGTCtcactattattaataattcaCACGCCTCGCTGACATGGGCTATTGGGCTTAGTATAGCGGCGGTGTTGTCCTACGTGGGTAGTTTCTCAATCGGGTCAGGTCCCATTACATGGGTTTATAGTTCTGAGATATTTCCGCTGAGGCTTCGAGCTCAGGGCGTGTCTATTGGGGCTGTGGTGAATAGGGTCACTAGTGGAGTCATCTCCATGACTTTTTTGTCCCTTGTTAATGCCATCACCATAGGTGGTGCTTTCTTTCTTTTCGCGGGGATTGCAATTGTCGCATGGATCTTTCACTATACTATGCTCCCTGAAACACAAGGCAAAACATTGGAGGAAATAGAAGGGTCTTTCGGTAACTTCTGGAGGAAACCGAACGTCAATGCCACCAAAGAAGTGAACCACGAAATTCAATTGAGTTACAATGATTAG
- the LOC123913809 gene encoding polyol transporter 5-like isoform X3: protein MAKGEETTTLKSLEDFDPQKKPKRNKFACACAILASMTSILLGYGFAFLIAPVYASEVSPTSSRGFLTSLPEVFLNGGILIGYISNYGFSKLPLRYGWRVMLGIGAIPSILLAVAVLAMPESPRWLVAKGRLGEAKKVLYKISDSKEEAQQRLIDIKEIAGIPLDCDDDIVSVTKVQGKGVWKELFIYPTPAVRHIFIASLGIHFFAQATGIDAVVLYSPRIFEKAGIKSDTNKLLATIAVGFMKTMFVLVATFLLDRIGRRALLLTSVGGLILSLLTLAISLTIINNSHASLTWAIGLSIAAVLSYVGSFSIGSGPITWVYSSEIFPLRLRAQGVSIGAVVNRVTSGVISMTFLSLVNAITIGGAFFLFAGIAIVAWIFHYTMLPETQGKTLEEIEGSFGNFWRKPNVNATKEVNHEIQLSYND from the exons ATGGCTAAGGGAGAAGAAACAACAACTCTAAAATCTCTTGAAGATTTTGATCCTCAAAAGAAGCCCAAAAGGAACAAATTTGCTTGTGCTTGTGCTATCTTGGCTTCTATGACTTCTATCCTACTTGGCTATG GTTTTGCCTTCTTGATTGCTCCTGTCTATGCCTCTGAAGTCTCCCCAACTTCTTCCCGTGGCTTCCTCACTTCCTTGCCTGAG GTATTTTTGAATGGAGGGATTTTAATTGGATACATATCAAACTATGGATTTTCAAAGCTGCCACTCCGCTATGGTTGGCGAGTGATGCTTGGAATCGGCGCAATCCCTTCTATACTTCTAGCTGTGGCTGTATTAGCTATGCCCGAGTCACCTAGGTGGCTCGTTGCGAAGGGTCGATTAGGGGAAGCCAAAAAGGTTCTATATAAAATATCCGATTCTAAAGAAGAGGCTCAGCAAAGACTAATTGATATCAAAGAGATAGCAGGGATCCCTTTGGACTGCGACGACGACATTGTTTCTGTCACAAAAGTTCAAGGCAAGGGTGTATGGAAAGAACTATTTATTTATCCTACACCTGCAGTTCGTCACATTTTCATTGCTTCCCTTGGGATTCACTTCTTCGCACAAGCCACAGGCATAGACGCTGTTGTTTTGTACAGTCCTAGAATCTTCGAGAAGGCTGGGATCAAATCCGACACAAATAAGCTTCTCGCAACCATAGCCGTTGGGTTCATGAAAACAATGTTCGTCTTGGTGGCCACTTTTTTATTGGACCGCATTGGGAGGCGCGCACTGTTATTAACCAGTGTTGGTGGGTTAATACTCTCACTTCTGACATTGGCGATTAGTCtcactattattaataattcaCACGCCTCGCTGACATGGGCTATTGGGCTTAGTATAGCGGCGGTGTTGTCCTACGTGGGTAGTTTCTCAATCGGGTCAGGTCCCATTACATGGGTTTATAGTTCTGAGATATTTCCGCTGAGGCTTCGAGCTCAGGGCGTGTCTATTGGGGCTGTGGTGAATAGGGTCACTAGTGGAGTCATCTCCATGACTTTTTTGTCCCTTGTTAATGCCATCACCATAGGTGGTGCTTTCTTTCTTTTCGCGGGGATTGCAATTGTCGCATGGATCTTTCACTATACTATGCTCCCTGAAACACAAGGCAAAACATTGGAGGAAATAGAAGGGTCTTTCGGTAACTTCTGGAGGAAACCGAACGTCAATGCCACCAAAGAAGTGAACCACGAAATTCAATTGAGTTACAATGATTAG
- the LOC123913809 gene encoding polyol transporter 5-like isoform X1 yields the protein MAKGEETTTLKSLEDFDPQKKPKRNKFACACAILASMTSILLGYDIGVMSGAAIYIQRDLKITDLQLEILLGIINLYSPIGSYIAGRLSDWIGRRYTIVLAGVIFFVGAVLMGLSPNYAFLMFGRFFAGVGIGFAFLIAPVYASEVSPTSSRGFLTSLPEVFLNGGILIGYISNYGFSKLPLRYGWRVMLGIGAIPSILLAVAVLAMPESPRWLVAKGRLGEAKKVLYKISDSKEEAQQRLIDIKEIAGIPLDCDDDIVSVTKVQGKGVWKELFIYPTPAVRHIFIASLGIHFFAQATGIDAVVLYSPRIFEKAGIKSDTNKLLATIAVGFMKTMFVLVATFLLDRIGRRALLLTSVGGLILSLLTLAISLTIINNSHASLTWAIGLSIAAVLSYVGSFSIGSGPITWVYSSEIFPLRLRAQGVSIGAVVNRVTSGVISMTFLSLVNAITIGGAFFLFAGIAIVAWIFHYTMLPETQGKTLEEIEGSFGNFWRKPNVNATKEVNHEIQLSYND from the exons ATGGCTAAGGGAGAAGAAACAACAACTCTAAAATCTCTTGAAGATTTTGATCCTCAAAAGAAGCCCAAAAGGAACAAATTTGCTTGTGCTTGTGCTATCTTGGCTTCTATGACTTCTATCCTACTTGGCTATG ATATTGGTGTGATGAGTGGAGCAGCTATCTATATACAAAGAGACCTTAAAATAACAGATTTACAACTTGAAATCCTATTAGGCATCATAAACCTTTACTCTCCCATAGGTTCTTACATTGCAGGGAGATTGTCCGATTGGATTGGGCGGCGTTACACGATTGTCCTTGCCGGTGTAATTTTCTTTGTTGGTGCTGTACTTATGGGACTTTCTCCAAACTATGCATTTCTCATGTTTGGCCGTTTCTTTGCCGGCGTTGGTATAGGTTTTGCCTTCTTGATTGCTCCTGTCTATGCCTCTGAAGTCTCCCCAACTTCTTCCCGTGGCTTCCTCACTTCCTTGCCTGAG GTATTTTTGAATGGAGGGATTTTAATTGGATACATATCAAACTATGGATTTTCAAAGCTGCCACTCCGCTATGGTTGGCGAGTGATGCTTGGAATCGGCGCAATCCCTTCTATACTTCTAGCTGTGGCTGTATTAGCTATGCCCGAGTCACCTAGGTGGCTCGTTGCGAAGGGTCGATTAGGGGAAGCCAAAAAGGTTCTATATAAAATATCCGATTCTAAAGAAGAGGCTCAGCAAAGACTAATTGATATCAAAGAGATAGCAGGGATCCCTTTGGACTGCGACGACGACATTGTTTCTGTCACAAAAGTTCAAGGCAAGGGTGTATGGAAAGAACTATTTATTTATCCTACACCTGCAGTTCGTCACATTTTCATTGCTTCCCTTGGGATTCACTTCTTCGCACAAGCCACAGGCATAGACGCTGTTGTTTTGTACAGTCCTAGAATCTTCGAGAAGGCTGGGATCAAATCCGACACAAATAAGCTTCTCGCAACCATAGCCGTTGGGTTCATGAAAACAATGTTCGTCTTGGTGGCCACTTTTTTATTGGACCGCATTGGGAGGCGCGCACTGTTATTAACCAGTGTTGGTGGGTTAATACTCTCACTTCTGACATTGGCGATTAGTCtcactattattaataattcaCACGCCTCGCTGACATGGGCTATTGGGCTTAGTATAGCGGCGGTGTTGTCCTACGTGGGTAGTTTCTCAATCGGGTCAGGTCCCATTACATGGGTTTATAGTTCTGAGATATTTCCGCTGAGGCTTCGAGCTCAGGGCGTGTCTATTGGGGCTGTGGTGAATAGGGTCACTAGTGGAGTCATCTCCATGACTTTTTTGTCCCTTGTTAATGCCATCACCATAGGTGGTGCTTTCTTTCTTTTCGCGGGGATTGCAATTGTCGCATGGATCTTTCACTATACTATGCTCCCTGAAACACAAGGCAAAACATTGGAGGAAATAGAAGGGTCTTTCGGTAACTTCTGGAGGAAACCGAACGTCAATGCCACCAAAGAAGTGAACCACGAAATTCAATTGAGTTACAATGATTAG
- the LOC123913810 gene encoding epimerase family protein SDR39U1 homolog, chloroplastic isoform X1 → MEISGTTALTWSHTVCPSLHLPQTLFIREARRFKVWCGTDQSSKQGNQMIISVTGATGFIGKRLVQKLQAENHSIHVLTRSKSKAEQIFPVKDFPGVKIAEEPEWKDCIHGSTGVVNLAGLPISTRWSSEIKKEIKQSRIKVTSKVVEFIKSAPDDIRPKVFVSATAVGYYGTSETQVFDEQSPSGKDYLAEVCREWESSALKVNGDVRVALIRIGVVLGKDGGALAKMIPLFMMFAGGPLGSGNQWFSWIHLDDIVNLIYEALSNPSYKGVINGTAPNPVRLSELCEQLGQVLGRPSWLPVPDFALKAVLGEGATVVLEGQRVVPTQAKKLGFSFKYSYVKDALKAIIS, encoded by the exons ATGGAAATCAGTGGAACCACAGCTCTAACTTGGTCTCACACCGTCTGTCCTTCTCTTCACCTTCCTCAAACCCTCTTT ATTAGGGAGGCTAGGAGGTTCAAGGTTTGGTGTGGCACTGATCAAAGCTCCAAG CAGGGAAATCAAATGATCATATCTGTAACTGGAGCAACAGGTTTTATAGGTAAAAGGCTGGTGCAAAAGCTGCAAGCAG AAAATCACAGCATTCATGTCCTGACACGCTCTAAATCTAAGGCAGAACAAATTTTTCCGG TGAAAGACTTTCCAGGAGTCAAGATTGCCGAGGAGCCAGAATGGAAGGATTGCATTCATGGATCAACAGGTGTTGTGAATTTGGCAGGATTGCCAATAAGTACCAGATGGTCTTCTGAG ATAAAGAAAGAAATCAAGCAAAGCAGGATTAAAGTGACCTCAAAA GTTGTAGAATTTATAAAAAGCGCACCAGATGATATTCGACCCAAAGTTTTTGTTAGTGCAACAGCTGTTGGTTATTATG GCACCAGTGAGACACAAGTCTTTGATGAACAAAGTCCATCAGGAAAGGATTACCTTGCTGAG GTTTGCAGAGAATGGGAATCGTCGGCTCTAAAGGTTAATGGAGATGTTAGAGTGGCTCTAATTCGCATCGGTGTTGTTCTTGGTAAAGATGGTGGAGCACTAG CtaaaatgatacctctcttcATGATGTTTGCTGGTGGACCTCTAGGTTCTGGAAACCAGTG GTTCTCCTGGATTCATCTTGATGACATTGTCAATTTAATATATGAAGCACTATCAAATCCATCCTACAAAG GAGTTATCAATGGAACTGCACCAAATCCTGTGCGATTGTCCGAATTGTGTGAGCAGCTAGGACAAGTTTTGGGTCGTCCCTCATGGCTGCCGGTGCCTGACTTTGCACTCAAGGCTGTTCTTGGAGAAGGTGCTACTGTG GTTTTAGAAGGGCAAAGAGTGGTTCCTACTCAAGCCAAGAAGTTAGGTTTCTCATTCAAATATTCATATGTGAAGGATGCCCTTAAAGCAATTATTTCGTGA
- the LOC123913810 gene encoding epimerase family protein SDR39U1 homolog, chloroplastic isoform X2, producing the protein MEISGTTALTWSHTVCPSLHLPQTLFIREARRFKVWCGTDQSSKGNQMIISVTGATGFIGKRLVQKLQAENHSIHVLTRSKSKAEQIFPVKDFPGVKIAEEPEWKDCIHGSTGVVNLAGLPISTRWSSEIKKEIKQSRIKVTSKVVEFIKSAPDDIRPKVFVSATAVGYYGTSETQVFDEQSPSGKDYLAEVCREWESSALKVNGDVRVALIRIGVVLGKDGGALAKMIPLFMMFAGGPLGSGNQWFSWIHLDDIVNLIYEALSNPSYKGVINGTAPNPVRLSELCEQLGQVLGRPSWLPVPDFALKAVLGEGATVVLEGQRVVPTQAKKLGFSFKYSYVKDALKAIIS; encoded by the exons ATGGAAATCAGTGGAACCACAGCTCTAACTTGGTCTCACACCGTCTGTCCTTCTCTTCACCTTCCTCAAACCCTCTTT ATTAGGGAGGCTAGGAGGTTCAAGGTTTGGTGTGGCACTGATCAAAGCTCCAAG GGAAATCAAATGATCATATCTGTAACTGGAGCAACAGGTTTTATAGGTAAAAGGCTGGTGCAAAAGCTGCAAGCAG AAAATCACAGCATTCATGTCCTGACACGCTCTAAATCTAAGGCAGAACAAATTTTTCCGG TGAAAGACTTTCCAGGAGTCAAGATTGCCGAGGAGCCAGAATGGAAGGATTGCATTCATGGATCAACAGGTGTTGTGAATTTGGCAGGATTGCCAATAAGTACCAGATGGTCTTCTGAG ATAAAGAAAGAAATCAAGCAAAGCAGGATTAAAGTGACCTCAAAA GTTGTAGAATTTATAAAAAGCGCACCAGATGATATTCGACCCAAAGTTTTTGTTAGTGCAACAGCTGTTGGTTATTATG GCACCAGTGAGACACAAGTCTTTGATGAACAAAGTCCATCAGGAAAGGATTACCTTGCTGAG GTTTGCAGAGAATGGGAATCGTCGGCTCTAAAGGTTAATGGAGATGTTAGAGTGGCTCTAATTCGCATCGGTGTTGTTCTTGGTAAAGATGGTGGAGCACTAG CtaaaatgatacctctcttcATGATGTTTGCTGGTGGACCTCTAGGTTCTGGAAACCAGTG GTTCTCCTGGATTCATCTTGATGACATTGTCAATTTAATATATGAAGCACTATCAAATCCATCCTACAAAG GAGTTATCAATGGAACTGCACCAAATCCTGTGCGATTGTCCGAATTGTGTGAGCAGCTAGGACAAGTTTTGGGTCGTCCCTCATGGCTGCCGGTGCCTGACTTTGCACTCAAGGCTGTTCTTGGAGAAGGTGCTACTGTG GTTTTAGAAGGGCAAAGAGTGGTTCCTACTCAAGCCAAGAAGTTAGGTTTCTCATTCAAATATTCATATGTGAAGGATGCCCTTAAAGCAATTATTTCGTGA